One window from the genome of Hydra vulgaris chromosome 02, alternate assembly HydraT2T_AEP encodes:
- the LOC101241512 gene encoding RPA-related protein RADX isoform X2, with translation MDEENSIKKFSAVVKNIERYIFNKSFILKDISPNTDVFDVTLRTKLRQGKFILHPSLNSIINRRLLKTNSHVIVTKYNIYADEMSFYANKSVYIIKEIKVSDLEGNDTLPSDENFPVNAFFSSKPLASLQGYYMHFYINEECYGIIWKENNLKVMEPNILLSIDQLNTQYVNKKIFKPYHPVYGTVIAKSRLTYYGKKCSSVKCPYLFSIEIESNGVSCSVSFWSTSCFSFFKSVKVGQVLVFKNYSIRKRYSIRSNTVFSCSKSADIELTINPENPEGEVGLSSHKPSVILYRFKTSLNKHKVVNEQIYDVVGVVVYVGRPQREIANPEKSESVSFWSFRWIELKTDKNGSSIEVKLYFCSQSNMIDSLMIGNIFIGTRLLCKIDVIEIGGKQNQYSYFTSTKESQFYKFDNDWKCEDLMDLPFSYCSEVIDVFLLTKDLNSMNTVLQNAYTGGWYSYPPLPDTLRGLKAFLSPDLMVYSLDDLSTLVKKLHFYQTTYVCVFSYIASVEVVQKNINPYICSQVILNEKYSSNSTSGITVLGNPDISQQDIDDFLAHFGVKGLYFCRDAIWSFYYV, from the exons ATGGACGAAGAAAACagcattaaaaagttttcagcagttgtaaaaaacatagagcgatatatttttaataagtcgTTCATTTTGAAGGATATAAGTCCAAATACTGATGTATTTGATGTTACTTTACGAACTAAATTGAGGCAGGGAAAATTCATTCTCCACCCATCTCTCAATAGCATAATAAACAGACGACTGCTGAAAACAAATTCTCATGTTATTGTCACTAAGTACAATATTTATGCTGATGAAATGAGTTTTTATGCAAACAAGagtgtttatataataaaagaaattaaagtgtCAGACTTAGAAGGTAATGACACACTACCATCAGATGAAAATTTTCCTGTGAAcgcttttttttcaagtaaaccATTAGCGAGCTTGCAAGGATACtatatgcatttttatataaatgaagaATGTTATGGTATTATATggaaagaaaacaatttaaaagtaatggAACCAAACATACTTTTATCAATTGACCAATTAAACACTCagtatgtaaataaaaaaatatttaagccATATCACCCTGTTTATGGCACTGTGATTGCAAAATCTAGATTGACttattatggaaaaaaatgttcttcTGTCAAGTGTccatatttgttttcaatagaaATAGAAAGTAACGGTGTTTCATGCAGTGTTAGTTTTTGGAGTACAtcttgtttttcatttttcaagtCTGTCAAAGTTGGTCaggttttagtttttaaaaattattcaattagaAAAAGATACAGTATACGATCTAACACAGTGTTTAGCTGTAGCAAGTCAGCTGATATTGAGCTTACAATTAATCCAGAAAATCCTGAAGGAGAAGTTGGTCTTTCATCTCACAAACCTTCTGTAATACTATACAG atttaaaacatCACTTAACAAACATAAAGTTGTTAATGAGCAAATTTATGATGTTGTAGGAGTTGTTGTCTATGTTGGGAGACCACAACGAGAAATAGCAAATCCTGAAAAATCTGAATCTGTTAGTTTTTGGAGTTTCAGGTGGATTGAATTAAAAACAG ATAAAAATGGCTCGAGTATTGAAGTCAAGCTGTACTTTTGTTCTCAGTCCAATATGATTGATTCATTAATGATTGGGAACATTTTTATTGGAACAAGGTTACTTTGTAAAATAGACGTTATTGAAATTGGTGGTAAACAGAACCAGTATTCTTATTTTACGTCTACAAAAGAGAGCCAATTTTATAAGTTTGACAATGATTGGAAATGTGAAGATTTGATGGATTTACCTTTTTCATACTGTTCTGAAGTCATTGATGTTTTTCTG ttaacaaaAGATCTCAATAGTATGAATACAGTGTTACAGAATGCATATACAGGAGGTTGGTATTCCTATCCACCTTTACCGGACACATTGCGTGGTTTAAAAGCCTTTTTGTCTCCTGATCTAATGGTATATTCATTAGATGATTTGTCTACATTGGTTAAGaaacttcatttttatcaaaccacttatgtttgtgttttttcataCATTGCTTCCGTTGAAGTTGTACAAAAGAATAtca atccTTATATCTGCTCACAAGTAATTCTGAATGAAAAATATTCATCCAATAGTACCAGCGGAATTACTGTTTTAGGAAACCCTGATATCAGTCAGCAAGATATTGATGATTTTCTTG CCCATTTTGGGGTCAAAGGACTGTACTTTTGTCGAGATGCTATCTGGTCATTCTATTATGTATGA
- the LOC101241512 gene encoding RPA-related protein RADX isoform X1, producing the protein MDEENSIKKFSAVVKNIERYIFNKSFILKDISPNTDVFDVTLRTKLRQGKFILHPSLNSIINRRLLKTNSHVIVTKYNIYADEMSFYANKSVYIIKEIKVSDLEGNDTLPSDENFPVNAFFSSKPLASLQGYYMHFYINEECYGIIWKENNLKVMEPNILLSIDQLNTQYVNKKIFKPYHPVYGTVIAKSRLTYYGKKCSSVKCPYLFSIEIESNGVSCSVSFWSTSCFSFFKSVKVGQVLVFKNYSIRKRYSIRSNTVFSCSKSADIELTINPENPEGEVGLSSHKPSVILYRFKTSLNKHKVVNEQIYDVVGVVVYVGRPQREIANPEKSESVSFWSFRWIELKTDKNGSSIEVKLYFCSQSNMIDSLMIGNIFIGTRLLCKIDVIEIGGKQNQYSYFTSTKESQFYKFDNDWKCEDLMDLPFSYCSEVIDVFLLTKDLNSMNTVLQNAYTGGWYSYPPLPDTLRGLKAFLSPDLMVYSLDDLSTLVKKLHFYQTTYVCVFSYIASVEVVQKNINPYICSQVILNEKYSSNSTSGITVLGNPDISQQDIDDFLGTSQHNDVLDIFLRLYLVDDENKCIYVYFKPILGSKDCTFVEMLSGHSIMYEQLNNKDKFCKMLLDLPVEQRFLFYLDVYYYGNERTELVVNKAYVLPS; encoded by the exons ATGGACGAAGAAAACagcattaaaaagttttcagcagttgtaaaaaacatagagcgatatatttttaataagtcgTTCATTTTGAAGGATATAAGTCCAAATACTGATGTATTTGATGTTACTTTACGAACTAAATTGAGGCAGGGAAAATTCATTCTCCACCCATCTCTCAATAGCATAATAAACAGACGACTGCTGAAAACAAATTCTCATGTTATTGTCACTAAGTACAATATTTATGCTGATGAAATGAGTTTTTATGCAAACAAGagtgtttatataataaaagaaattaaagtgtCAGACTTAGAAGGTAATGACACACTACCATCAGATGAAAATTTTCCTGTGAAcgcttttttttcaagtaaaccATTAGCGAGCTTGCAAGGATACtatatgcatttttatataaatgaagaATGTTATGGTATTATATggaaagaaaacaatttaaaagtaatggAACCAAACATACTTTTATCAATTGACCAATTAAACACTCagtatgtaaataaaaaaatatttaagccATATCACCCTGTTTATGGCACTGTGATTGCAAAATCTAGATTGACttattatggaaaaaaatgttcttcTGTCAAGTGTccatatttgttttcaatagaaATAGAAAGTAACGGTGTTTCATGCAGTGTTAGTTTTTGGAGTACAtcttgtttttcatttttcaagtCTGTCAAAGTTGGTCaggttttagtttttaaaaattattcaattagaAAAAGATACAGTATACGATCTAACACAGTGTTTAGCTGTAGCAAGTCAGCTGATATTGAGCTTACAATTAATCCAGAAAATCCTGAAGGAGAAGTTGGTCTTTCATCTCACAAACCTTCTGTAATACTATACAG atttaaaacatCACTTAACAAACATAAAGTTGTTAATGAGCAAATTTATGATGTTGTAGGAGTTGTTGTCTATGTTGGGAGACCACAACGAGAAATAGCAAATCCTGAAAAATCTGAATCTGTTAGTTTTTGGAGTTTCAGGTGGATTGAATTAAAAACAG ATAAAAATGGCTCGAGTATTGAAGTCAAGCTGTACTTTTGTTCTCAGTCCAATATGATTGATTCATTAATGATTGGGAACATTTTTATTGGAACAAGGTTACTTTGTAAAATAGACGTTATTGAAATTGGTGGTAAACAGAACCAGTATTCTTATTTTACGTCTACAAAAGAGAGCCAATTTTATAAGTTTGACAATGATTGGAAATGTGAAGATTTGATGGATTTACCTTTTTCATACTGTTCTGAAGTCATTGATGTTTTTCTG ttaacaaaAGATCTCAATAGTATGAATACAGTGTTACAGAATGCATATACAGGAGGTTGGTATTCCTATCCACCTTTACCGGACACATTGCGTGGTTTAAAAGCCTTTTTGTCTCCTGATCTAATGGTATATTCATTAGATGATTTGTCTACATTGGTTAAGaaacttcatttttatcaaaccacttatgtttgtgttttttcataCATTGCTTCCGTTGAAGTTGTACAAAAGAATAtca atccTTATATCTGCTCACAAGTAATTCTGAATGAAAAATATTCATCCAATAGTACCAGCGGAATTACTGTTTTAGGAAACCCTGATATCAGTCAGCAAGATATTGATGATTTTCTTGGTACTTCTCAGCATAAtgatgttttagatatttttcttcgtttatatttagttgatgatgaaaataaatgcatttatgTTTACTTTAAGCCCATTTTGGGGTCAAAGGACTGTACTTTTGTCGAGATGCTATCTGGTCATTCTATTATGTATGAGCAATTaaataacaaagacaaattttgtaaaatgttgCTTGATCTCCCTGTTGagcaaagatttttgttttatcttgatgtatattattatgGCAATGAGCGAACTGAGCTTGTTGTTAACAAAGCATATGTTTTACCAAgctga